DNA from Thiomicrorhabdus sp. Kp2:
AATGATTGAAACCCGTGGTTTAGTACCAGCGATTGAAGCGGCAGATGCGATGACCAAAGCGGCAGAAGTACGCTTAGTCAGTCGTGAATTTGTAGGCGGTGGTTACGTAACCGTTATGGTACGTGGTGAAACGGGTGCGGTAAACGCAGCAGTAAGAGCGGGAGCTGACGCCTGTGAACGAGTTGGCGACGGATTGGTTGCTGCGCACATCATTGCACGTCCACACAAAGAAGTGGAACCTGTATTAACCATTGAAAAAGCGTAAAAGTTTTTAAAGATAAATTAGTAAGAACGTTAGGAGAAGAGCCATGAGTACAGAATATGGAATTGCTTTAGGAATGATTGAAACCCGCGGTTTAGTACCAGCGATTGAAGCGGCAGATGCGATGACCAAAGCGGCAGAAGTGCGTTTAGTCAGTCGTGAATTTGTAGGTGGTGGTTACGTAACCGTTATGGTACGTGGTGAAACGGGTGCGGTCAACGCAGCAGTAAGAGCGGGAGCCGATGCTTGTGAACGAGTCGGTGACGGACTGGTTGCTGCGC
Protein-coding regions in this window:
- a CDS encoding BMC domain-containing protein, with the translated sequence MMSEYGIALGMIETRGLVPAIEAADAMTKAAEVRLVSREFVGGGYVTVMVRGETGAVNAAVRAGADACERVGDGLVAAHIIARPHKEVEPVLTIEKA
- a CDS encoding BMC domain-containing protein, translated to MSTEYGIALGMIETRGLVPAIEAADAMTKAAEVRLVSREFVGGGYVTVMVRGETGAVNAAVRAGADACERVGDGLVAAHIIARPHNEVESVVTIEKK